One Longimicrobiales bacterium DNA window includes the following coding sequences:
- a CDS encoding AMP-binding protein — translation MATDVLQAVLDRGADPESLALVSPDTGWTLAGLQVAARQKATELKGLTEQGQVFPLVVHQDADSVIDILALWQLGVTPAPLNPKLTPAELAAAKAGLSGVRSKAQAIVWTSGTAGHPRGVEVSFAGLSANAEASAARLLLTDDDVWAASLSFAHVGGLALLVRALLLGSDLVVLGAFDARRLDEALEGRGLPLGYNRPVTHVSLVPIQLKKLLDQRGDEPAPETARCVLTGGAHAPTALVGRAGRLGWPIALTYGMTEMTSQVATAAPALTRLKPGTVGAPLNGTELHIAPDDEIMVRGATLAERYVGADEERILGDDGWYHTGDLGRIDEDGHLWVTGRRGERIISGGVTVDAIEVEEVLRAHPAVVDAVVAAIPDDEWGEIVGAFVVGVEGEFDLDAVDEHARSALSDAKRPRRWLIDHELPLNANGKVDRLLVAALLRDAEA, via the coding sequence ATGGCGACGGACGTCCTTCAGGCAGTTCTGGACAGGGGAGCGGACCCGGAGAGTCTCGCGCTGGTGTCGCCGGATACCGGTTGGACCCTAGCAGGTCTCCAGGTCGCAGCTCGCCAGAAAGCCACCGAATTGAAGGGGTTGACCGAACAGGGCCAAGTGTTTCCGCTGGTGGTTCACCAAGACGCCGACTCGGTGATCGACATACTGGCGTTGTGGCAGTTGGGGGTGACCCCTGCGCCGCTGAATCCCAAATTGACCCCGGCAGAGCTTGCTGCGGCCAAGGCAGGACTCTCTGGCGTGCGTTCCAAGGCACAGGCGATCGTGTGGACCTCGGGCACGGCGGGTCACCCCCGTGGGGTCGAAGTATCGTTTGCGGGGCTGTCGGCTAATGCCGAAGCATCTGCCGCTCGGTTGCTGCTCACGGATGACGACGTGTGGGCTGCGTCACTCTCATTCGCGCACGTGGGCGGCTTGGCGTTGCTCGTCCGGGCCCTGCTGCTCGGGAGCGACCTTGTTGTCCTGGGTGCGTTCGACGCTCGGCGTTTAGACGAGGCCCTCGAGGGGAGAGGACTGCCCCTTGGATACAACCGGCCGGTCACACACGTGTCGTTGGTGCCCATTCAACTGAAGAAGCTCCTGGACCAACGGGGAGATGAACCGGCCCCAGAGACGGCTCGGTGTGTTCTGACAGGGGGAGCTCACGCGCCAACGGCACTCGTGGGCCGCGCCGGCCGCCTCGGTTGGCCGATCGCCCTCACGTATGGAATGACCGAGATGACGTCTCAGGTGGCAACGGCGGCCCCGGCGCTCACCCGACTCAAGCCAGGAACGGTGGGCGCGCCTCTGAACGGTACAGAACTACACATCGCACCGGACGACGAGATCATGGTTCGTGGGGCCACGCTGGCAGAGCGGTACGTGGGAGCAGATGAGGAGCGCATCCTCGGCGACGATGGCTGGTACCACACGGGCGACCTAGGGCGGATCGACGAGGATGGACACCTATGGGTCACAGGCCGCCGGGGGGAGAGGATCATCTCAGGAGGTGTGACCGTTGATGCGATTGAAGTTGAAGAGGTTCTACGTGCCCACCCCGCGGTGGTGGACGCTGTGGTGGCCGCGATTCCGGACGACGAGTGGGGTGAGATCGTTGGTGCCTTCGTCGTTGGCGTCGAGGGAGAATTCGACCTCGATGCAGTGGACGAGCATGCCAGGTCGGCGCTGAGCGATGCGAAGCGGCCCCGTCGTTGGCTGATCGATCACGAGCTCCCGCTCAATGCCAACGGGAAGGTGGATCGTTTGTTGGTGGCTGCGCTCCTGCGCGACGCCGAGGCCTAG
- a CDS encoding peptidylprolyl isomerase, with protein MPELTQAPDSFVAEVVTSEGAFEITMIRAWSPLAVDRAHFLMANDYYAGARFYRVEPGFVVQWGFSGDPALDSIWHPNGVADEPVVESNARGTVTFARSGPETRSIQMFVNLADNARLDAYASSGVVGFPPVGRIDTGVEVVDGIYSAYRPSPPRQDSIRAVGNAYLQRHFPQLDSIVSTRVVRWWN; from the coding sequence ATGCCTGAGCTGACACAGGCACCCGATTCGTTCGTCGCTGAAGTCGTGACGAGCGAGGGCGCGTTCGAGATCACCATGATTCGCGCATGGTCCCCGTTGGCCGTAGACCGAGCGCATTTTCTCATGGCGAACGACTACTACGCGGGCGCGCGCTTCTACCGCGTGGAGCCGGGCTTTGTCGTGCAATGGGGCTTCTCCGGAGATCCAGCCCTCGATTCGATTTGGCACCCCAATGGGGTGGCCGATGAGCCGGTTGTGGAGAGCAACGCGAGGGGGACGGTCACCTTCGCTCGCAGTGGCCCGGAGACTCGGTCCATCCAAATGTTCGTGAATCTCGCTGACAACGCGCGCTTGGACGCCTACGCGTCCTCCGGCGTGGTCGGCTTTCCGCCTGTCGGTCGCATCGATACTGGCGTCGAAGTCGTGGACGGGATCTACTCGGCGTATCGTCCGAGTCCGCCGCGGCAGGACTCGATCCGCGCAGTAGGGAATGCCTATCTGCAGAGGCACTTTCCGCAGCTGGACTCAATCGTGAGCACGCGGGTTGTGCGGTGGTGGAACTGA
- a CDS encoding sodium:solute symporter family protein — translation MESWVVATGLIVLYLLFTIVLGVVANRRLSGDMEDFLLYGRKAGFVVLYLTVVASFHSAFAFLGSGGFFYTHGVGFWAAGTWTLLVGAITYVIGARIWALGKAFGYITPADMLADFYESEAVRVTVAVVSVLFTILYIQVQAQGLGYIINIATDGRVSLNLGTLILLVVAAFYLMAGGLRAVYWTDVLQGIWMYVAVWVGAIVLSYELFGGPLQLWQAVMTERPDLTTLPGPKGFFSPGMWVGMSIMLSFGIVFQPHMLIRYYTAVDAKTIKLLGATTPIYLMTLYLPAALVGLGGAIVMPGLEGAAADRIFPELLFQYASPWLTGAILAGATAAAMSTLDSILHANMTVLTRDIYQRYVAPDRSQAHYVTVGRVIIVALLVVGYFLTVTTADFLVVLVTLSGAGALQLMPAILGVCFPGGRTLTRVGVVAGIIAGMVTLYITLWVSPHPMGMHGGLWGLLVNTAVAMNVSAFTEAPSPETIERVHGEVERFVYGDGK, via the coding sequence GTGGAATCTTGGGTCGTGGCTACAGGATTGATCGTCCTGTACCTGTTGTTCACCATCGTTCTCGGGGTCGTCGCGAATAGGCGGCTGAGCGGGGACATGGAGGATTTCCTCCTCTACGGCCGCAAAGCCGGGTTCGTCGTCCTGTATCTGACCGTGGTCGCGTCGTTCCATTCGGCGTTCGCGTTCCTAGGGTCCGGCGGCTTCTTCTACACGCACGGAGTCGGCTTTTGGGCTGCCGGTACGTGGACGCTCTTGGTGGGTGCGATCACCTATGTGATCGGCGCTCGCATCTGGGCGCTAGGCAAAGCCTTCGGCTACATCACACCGGCTGACATGCTTGCCGACTTCTATGAGTCGGAGGCGGTCCGGGTCACCGTAGCCGTCGTCTCGGTGCTCTTCACTATTCTGTACATCCAAGTCCAGGCGCAGGGGCTCGGGTACATCATCAATATCGCGACCGATGGCAGGGTGTCCCTCAACCTCGGTACGCTGATCCTGTTGGTCGTGGCGGCGTTCTACTTAATGGCTGGTGGATTGCGGGCGGTCTACTGGACGGATGTACTCCAGGGCATCTGGATGTACGTCGCGGTTTGGGTGGGCGCGATCGTGCTCTCGTACGAACTGTTTGGCGGTCCGCTCCAGCTTTGGCAGGCCGTGATGACGGAACGGCCAGACCTCACAACGCTCCCGGGACCTAAGGGCTTCTTCTCGCCGGGCATGTGGGTGGGCATGTCGATCATGCTCTCGTTCGGCATCGTGTTCCAACCGCACATGCTGATCCGTTACTACACAGCAGTGGACGCTAAGACGATCAAGTTGTTGGGCGCGACCACGCCCATCTATCTCATGACGCTCTACCTCCCGGCGGCGCTTGTCGGCCTGGGCGGTGCGATCGTCATGCCAGGGCTCGAGGGCGCGGCGGCAGATCGGATCTTTCCGGAGCTGCTCTTCCAATACGCCTCCCCGTGGTTGACCGGGGCGATTCTTGCGGGGGCCACCGCAGCGGCGATGTCGACTCTCGACTCGATCTTGCATGCGAACATGACCGTCCTCACACGGGACATTTACCAGCGGTACGTAGCGCCTGACCGGAGTCAGGCGCATTACGTGACTGTTGGGCGCGTGATCATCGTGGCACTGCTGGTCGTCGGCTACTTCCTGACCGTGACCACTGCGGACTTCCTCGTGGTGCTCGTCACGTTGTCCGGTGCTGGTGCGCTTCAGCTCATGCCCGCGATTCTGGGGGTTTGTTTCCCGGGAGGGCGCACGCTCACACGCGTGGGCGTCGTGGCAGGGATCATTGCCGGGATGGTCACGCTGTACATCACGCTTTGGGTGTCACCGCACCCCATGGGAATGCACGGGGGTCTTTGGGGACTCCTGGTGAACACGGCAGTTGCGATGAACGTCTCGGCGTTCACCGAGGCGCCGTCACCTGAGACCATTGAACGCGTCCACGGTGAAGTGGAGCGGTTCGTATACGGAGACGGGAAATGA
- the menB gene encoding 1,4-dihydroxy-2-naphthoyl-CoA synthase, with translation MSKPDWKEVKQYEDITFHKSNGVARIAFNRPEVRNAFRPDTLLEMQEAFKDAGEDPEIGVVLLTGNGPSEDGKWAFCAGGDQKVRGAGGYVGKSGVPRLNVLELQRYMRSMPKPVIALVAGYAIGGGHVLHIVSDLTLAADNAVFGQTGPIVGSFDGGFGSSYLARMVGQKRAREIWYLCRQYSADEAYEMGMVNKVVPLDDLEAEGWKWAQEILDMSPLAIRLLKSAFNADLDGQAGIQELAGNATLLYYMTEQGSEGKRAYLEKRKPNFRQYPWLPW, from the coding sequence ATGAGTAAGCCCGACTGGAAAGAGGTCAAGCAGTACGAGGACATCACCTTTCATAAATCGAATGGTGTGGCTCGTATCGCGTTTAATCGTCCTGAGGTGCGGAACGCGTTCCGTCCGGACACGCTTCTGGAGATGCAGGAGGCCTTCAAGGACGCCGGGGAAGACCCCGAGATCGGGGTGGTGCTTCTCACTGGGAATGGTCCGTCCGAAGACGGAAAGTGGGCGTTCTGCGCTGGTGGTGATCAAAAAGTGCGCGGCGCCGGAGGATATGTGGGGAAGAGCGGAGTGCCCCGCCTGAACGTCCTGGAACTCCAGCGTTACATGCGCTCGATGCCCAAGCCGGTCATCGCGCTTGTCGCCGGATACGCGATTGGCGGCGGACACGTCCTCCACATCGTGAGCGACCTGACTCTTGCTGCAGACAACGCGGTATTCGGGCAAACGGGCCCCATCGTCGGCTCGTTCGACGGAGGTTTTGGCTCGTCCTATTTGGCGCGTATGGTTGGGCAGAAACGGGCTCGCGAGATCTGGTACCTCTGCCGTCAGTACTCCGCGGACGAGGCGTACGAGATGGGCATGGTCAACAAGGTCGTGCCGCTCGATGACCTCGAGGCCGAGGGATGGAAGTGGGCCCAGGAAATCCTGGACATGAGCCCACTCGCCATCCGACTGTTGAAGAGCGCCTTCAATGCCGACCTAGATGGCCAGGCAGGGATCCAGGAGTTGGCAGGCAACGCGACTCTGCTCTACTACATGACTGAACAGGGCAGCGAGGGAAAACGAGCGTATCTAGAGAAGCGCAAGCCGAACTTCCGGCAGTATCCTTGGTTGCCTTGGTAG
- a CDS encoding cyanophycinase, translated as MKTISKKVRQQLIAVLLFAITAVPASAQLQQSPAPPQVGPENGSLVIVGGAMRSPEIFQRFIQLAGGPGAHIVMIPTAGGAEEYDKYYQGLNAWRENGAHNLTVLHTTDPAVADSDEFVAPLKTADAVFFFGGRQWRLVDAYGGTQTEREIRAVLDRGGVIGGSSAGASIQGSYLVRGDTRTSEIMMGDHEEGFGYLRNVGIDQHVLARNRQFDIIELIEARPELLGIGIDENTAIIVQGDNFQVIGASQVLIYDNQMTTGDNGKFYFMKSGDRFNLATRQWTRGAQTLRPGPGVEKKPWGN; from the coding sequence ATGAAGACGATCTCGAAGAAGGTGCGTCAGCAGCTGATCGCAGTGTTGTTGTTTGCAATCACTGCTGTGCCGGCGTCGGCTCAGCTCCAACAGTCCCCAGCTCCGCCGCAGGTGGGACCGGAGAACGGGTCCTTGGTCATCGTGGGCGGTGCCATGCGCTCGCCGGAGATCTTCCAGCGGTTTATCCAACTCGCTGGCGGGCCGGGTGCGCACATCGTGATGATTCCAACGGCCGGTGGTGCGGAGGAATACGACAAGTACTACCAAGGACTCAACGCGTGGCGAGAGAATGGCGCACACAACCTGACTGTTCTCCACACCACGGATCCTGCCGTCGCAGATTCGGACGAATTCGTCGCTCCGCTCAAGACCGCGGATGCCGTGTTCTTCTTTGGCGGACGGCAGTGGCGCCTCGTGGACGCGTATGGCGGGACACAAACCGAGCGTGAGATCCGTGCGGTCCTGGATCGTGGTGGCGTGATCGGGGGTTCGTCCGCTGGCGCGTCTATTCAAGGTTCGTATCTCGTTCGGGGCGACACCCGAACGAGCGAGATCATGATGGGCGACCACGAGGAAGGTTTCGGATACCTACGCAACGTAGGCATTGACCAGCACGTCCTGGCCCGCAACAGGCAGTTCGACATCATTGAGCTCATCGAGGCCCGTCCGGAACTGCTCGGTATCGGAATCGACGAGAACACAGCGATCATCGTACAGGGCGACAACTTCCAGGTTATCGGAGCGTCACAGGTATTGATCTACGACAACCAGATGACGACCGGCGACAACGGGAAGTTTTACTTCATGAAGTCGGGCGACCGCTTCAACCTGGCGACTCGTCAGTGGACGCGCGGAGCGCAGACACTGCGCCCGGGGCCGGGCGTCGAAAAGAAACCCTGGGGGAACTGA
- a CDS encoding 1,4-dihydroxy-2-naphthoate polyprenyltransferase, with protein sequence MELIDISPVQAWILAARPKTLTAALAPVVTGTGLAAFHGVFAPLPALAALIGAVFIQIGTNFANDYYDFVRGGDTDARVGPIRVTQAGILPPATVKRGMYAVLGAALFVGVYLVWVAGWPIVWIGLSSVACAVLYTGGPFPLAYHGLGDVFVFVFFGLVAVSGTFFVQGLYWPPDVWIAGAALGTLNTAILVVNNLRDVDTDTLAGKRTLAVRLGATGTKIQYVLMLLVAVVVPVIGWRVYEWPLATLAALLVAPLAVAPLKKVLGFADPRELLPALGETARIVAIYGVLLGAGLAFG encoded by the coding sequence GTGGAACTGATCGACATCTCTCCAGTTCAGGCCTGGATACTCGCGGCGCGACCCAAAACGCTGACTGCTGCTCTTGCACCTGTCGTGACCGGAACGGGTCTGGCCGCGTTCCATGGAGTGTTTGCGCCGCTTCCGGCGTTGGCCGCGCTCATCGGCGCGGTTTTTATCCAAATCGGGACGAACTTCGCGAACGACTATTACGACTTCGTACGCGGCGGTGACACGGACGCGCGGGTGGGGCCCATTCGGGTGACGCAGGCAGGAATTCTTCCGCCTGCGACGGTGAAGCGAGGGATGTACGCCGTTCTCGGAGCGGCGCTGTTTGTGGGAGTCTATCTGGTGTGGGTGGCCGGCTGGCCCATCGTTTGGATCGGACTAAGCTCGGTGGCGTGTGCGGTGTTATACACGGGCGGGCCGTTTCCGCTGGCGTACCACGGGCTCGGCGACGTCTTCGTGTTTGTCTTTTTCGGGCTTGTGGCCGTGAGCGGGACCTTTTTCGTTCAGGGTCTCTATTGGCCACCCGACGTTTGGATTGCTGGTGCCGCGCTTGGCACTCTGAACACCGCGATCTTGGTGGTGAACAATTTGCGCGATGTCGATACCGACACCTTAGCCGGCAAGCGGACGCTCGCGGTCCGCTTGGGAGCTACGGGTACCAAGATCCAGTACGTCTTGATGTTGCTCGTCGCCGTCGTGGTGCCCGTGATCGGGTGGCGTGTGTATGAATGGCCGTTGGCCACGCTCGCCGCTTTGCTTGTCGCGCCTCTGGCCGTCGCGCCCTTGAAGAAGGTGTTGGGCTTTGCGGATCCGCGAGAGCTGCTTCCTGCCCTGGGCGAGACGGCACGGATCGTAGCGATTTATGGCGTGCTTCTCGGAGCGGGGCTCGCGTTCGGCTGA